From the Eschrichtius robustus isolate mEscRob2 chromosome 19, mEscRob2.pri, whole genome shotgun sequence genome, the window GTCAACGGTAACTTTACAGATATGTCCCCAAAAGCTATTAAAACTATCCTATCAGGTAGGAattgctataatttttttttaaagatgaaagaaataaaatctgagaACCGGCCCTCCACAAATTGGCCTGCTTCCAATTAAAAGTGAAGTTTAGTGTCTTTTCATGTTAATTGGCTATTCAGAATCACCTCTCCTATGTATATTTGCCTATTGATTTTTACTCTGttgtcattttcttattgatttgttgaCTTAAAGACACACTACATAAGAGTTGTGAGTTGTAAGTTTTATTCAGGTTCTTGCTGAGGATCATAGCCTGGGAGGCAGCCACTCAGTTAGTATAAGCATATAGGTTAGGGGGTCCTTGGAGACAGAGAACCAGGAATGACTTTCTTGACATGAGAGGACCCATTTTGACCTAAGCCATTTTGTCATCTAAGCCTAGCCACAATTCTtgtccttgaacaggtctcagtaatcaatgatcttaagggaacaaaggaatgcaggaacagagaaaaggcagtcaaacaatagtgcagtgataaagcagaatcctagttcctcctcaagggatatacataataaTGTATCTTTGAGTTGCAcaggaactaaggccctcacTTAGGTGGAGGAGAGAATGATGATCTTGAATctcctgacttcaatcaactaaagttTGGACACTGTCAACTTTTGCCCCAGTtttatgctgaattctcctctgctcaagccccttcttgaatatgcatgtacccttagcttaaaacttccccagttttgctgttccggggagacactgctttgggaaagatccctggtgttctTTTTACttactgcaagtaataaatccttccttctccccatctttggcttggttgtgccTGTTGGCTCGACAGTCACCAAGGGGTGAACCCAGTTTTGTGGTGACATTAGCTCTGAGGAAATCTCTCTGAAGAGGTAGGGGAGAAGCCCTTCCATACATGATTTTTGGCTAGGAACTACATGCAGTCAGgcatacatcttggtaaaagatttACTGCCAATCATAAAAAAATGTCTCAAGTTAATCTTTTTAGGGCTTATCTCTGTATGGGAAGATGTGAGAATCCAGtgtcattaaaattcttcctgagatattCATCTAACTACCTATGGGGCTTGCCTATTCATGTGCATTCTAAGCCCAGAGTGCCTCattctgttttctatttaaatTCCTCTCAGAGTGCACTGTTGATCAGCAACTGCAGTGGATTACAACATAACCCTTGTCAAACTGGATGTTGAGACTCTTTGTCTTAGTGATCCTAATTTTTCTGCATCCCCAGATTCATAAGAGCTCTTTTTACAGTCTAAGTTTTCGTCTTTTTCAGTTAAGTGTTGCGATATATGCTTCCAGTCTGCAGCTTGTTCTTACTGTTGTTGatgtctgtgttttattttaacgTAAAATGTCATGCTTGAAAAGGAAACCAAATCTTGTAAAGTTAAAGTCAAGCTCATTGTAACTTGAGTTTAATCCCCATTTCAGAAAAGAATTTGAGACTTTGCAGTTACATTCTAGAAAGGGATTAATAAAAACATATCTAAAGTTTGGCTTATGCTCTTTCAAAAGGAAGTACATCTTGTGCCGTATGGGGGAAATAGACCATTTTATTTGACCATAGGAACAAAATACATTATCCAATCAAGCAATACCAGGACTCAggctaatatttaattttatcttctgaTACCGGGGACTCTCTCTCAAACTGTTTAGAACTCAAAGGGGGTATAAAACCTGTGAACAGTCATCATCTTCAAACCCTAAATATGTGGCTggtttagaagaaagaaaattataaagatgaTGACTTCTACTGTATTTCATCCAATCTAAGATAACTTCGGTTGTATGATACACTACTATTTTATGTACCAAGTTCTCCATTTAAATATGTCAAGCCATCAACTGTATGCTGTATTTTAACTTCAGAGTTATTAATACGTGGGAAAAATATTCCATCTTAGAATCGATGAAAAAAAGTTTCACTCAAGAGAGACTCAAAAATTTCCAGGCCCACTTACTAATACCAGCATACAGTGGGGCGTGGTAGAGGTGGTGAGATATTcagtattaagatttttttttttttttttggctgaggtgggtcttcgttgctgcgtgcaggctttctctagttggggcgagcgggggctactctttgttgaggtgctcaggcttctcattacggtggcttctcttgttgtggagcacgggctctaggtgcgcaggcttcagtagttgtggcacatgggctcagtagttgtggcttgtgggctctagagctcaggctcagtagttatggcacacgggcttagttgctctgcggcacgtgggatcttcccggaccagggctcgaacccatgtcccttgcattggcaggcggattcttaaccactgcgccaccagggaagcccttaagatTTTTTACTAAAATACTGAACCATGTAGTTCAGTTACAATTTATGTAGCATTGTAATGATACAAAGACTCAGTGCAGATATTCTATGGTAAAGTTTTATGACATTTAAGCACATGGACTAGGGAGTCACAACTGTTATGCTAACACACGCAATTTCCAAATACAAAcaatcattttataataaaaataggtACAAAACACTTACATATTCTCACATGGTTCTGATAtaacttttgctttgttttctgactactgttatttatttacatatttaatacTTTCTATAGTGCTGTTTATTATGTCACAGTTACAGAAAATGAATTCCCTCATACAATGATACCCATGAAAGCATGATTCCAAGATTCTTTAAAGTATAGACTTTTCCCCTGAATGTCAATTCTCTGATACCAATGTAGCTGAATTTCATACCAACAACATCCCCACAATTAAAACATACGCAGAAGTTCCTATTTATTCTCTCTGGGCTACATCCAATTGACATTCATCGGGAAAGGTATTTCCTCCTGTCTGGCATTCTATGCAGTACCGCTCTCTGATAAGTAATAAGTTGTGATTCTGAAAAGAAAACAGGTCCACATCTGCTGCAGTCTTAAGGTTTCAGTCCTATGTAAACTCTGGAGTGTAAGGAGCTATTTCCTTTCAATGACAACTTTTGGATAtctactttcttcacaatttctcTCTATGATTTTTCTGATGTAAAATGAGGCTGAACTTGTGGGAGAAAGTTTTCCAACACTCACTGCATCCATAAGGTTTCTCACCCGTGTGAGTTCTTTGATGTATAATAAGATGTGACCTCTGGGCAAAAGATTTCTGACATTCACTGCATTCATGGGGTTTTTCTCCTGTATGTGTTTTCTGATGTAAAACAAGGCTAAACTTGATAGGGAaagttttcccacattcactgcatccatagggtttctctcctgtatggATTCTCTTATGAATGATGAGGCTAAACTTGTGACAGAAAGCTTTCCCACATTCGTGgcattcataaggtttctctcccGAGTGAATTCTCTGATGAATAAGGAGATATGACTTCCGGCTGAAGGCTTTGTGgcattcactgcactcataaggtTTCTCTCCGGTGTGAGACCTCTGATGAATAGTGAGATGTGACTTTTGGGTGAAAGCTTTCTGACACTGActgcattcatagggtttctcacctGTATGAGTTCTTTGGTGTAGGATGAGACTAAATTTGATGGAGAATGTTTTTCCACATTCACTGCATCCGTAGggcttctctcctgtgtgagtTCTCAAGTGAGTATTGAGGAGTGACTTTACACTAAAGCCTTTTCCACAGTCACTGCAATTATacggtttctctcctgtgtgagttCTCTGATGTCTAATGAGCTCAGATCTCTGgatgaaggctttcccacattcactgcatccATAAGGTTTTTCCCCTGTATGTGTTTTTTGATGTAAAATGAGGCTAAACTTAAGGGGAAATGTTTTCCCACACTCATTGCAaccatagggtttctctcctgtgtgagaTCTCTGATGAATAATGAGCTGTGACTTATTGCTGAAGCTTTTCTGACATTCTTCACATCTGTAGGGTTTCTCTTCTGTGTGAGTTCTTTGATGTAAAGTGAGTTGTGACTTATCGCTGAAGCCTTTCTGACATACACGACACTCAAACCGTTTCTCTCTTGTGTGAGTTCTCTGATGTTTATTAAGGCATGACTTATCagtaaaggctttcccacatttgttgcactcatagggtttctctcctgtatggGTTCTCTGGTGTAAAATGAGATGGGACTTCCGCCTGAAGGCTTTCTGACATCTACTGCATCCaaagggtttctctcctgtgtgtgttCTCTGATGCTTGATGAGGTCTGACTTCTGAGAAAAGGCTTTCCCACAGTCACTGCAGTTATAGTGTTTCTCTGCTGTTTGAGTTTTCCAATATTTAATAAGCTGTGACTTATGGCTCAAAACTTTCATATGTTCATTATATTCATTGTATTTTTGTCCAGTATGAATTTTCTCATGCTTAGTGTAAAGAAATAATTTGTCATATTGATTAAATTCAACTTCATTTCTTGCATAGCTTTTATTCTGAGTAATACACTCTAGATTAGGTTTCAAATGTTTCCCAAGTATGTCAAGTGTATCAGATCTTTGTGCTAAGGAGATATCAAGGTTTAAGCTCAGAGAAGGTATTTTTCCAAATGCATTATCTTTGTGGTAACTCTCCATAGTTTCCAGGTTGCCATGGTTTCCTTTGTGCCAGTCTCTATGATTATCAACTTGCCAGGTATCTTCTAGAAACAGACCAATGAATCCATAATGACCATGTAATAGAAGGAGTAGAATCTCAGCAAAGGccaaagagagaagaggaaaggagactgtgggtatatacccaaagtcTGTGACATTTATAAGTgaaaggagataaaatgaaaaagaaaaaaaaaaaaaaagaaggaataaactACAAGAGGCATGAGAGATACACAGAATGGGAAGAAGGGAGAATTTATGAATGCTTGAGTATATAAGAAAAGAGAGCTATAACCATGGATTAGGGAGGTAGAGACAAGGAGAAGGCAGGTAAACTGAGGATAATAGGGAGAAAGATTATTTAGGAGAGCAAGTTCCAAGATGGACTAGAGAGGGATCTGATCAGAATATCTAAAACAAGgaaatgtgctttttaaaaccAGGCAAAAGAGACCTAATACGGAGAGATTAGAAAGTGGAGTcatggcgctttcactgccgagggcctgggttcgatccctggtcagggaactaagatcccgtaagctgcgcagtgcagccaaaaaaaaaaaaaaagtggagtcaTTGTTAATGTATATGGGAGCTCACGTCAGCTATTCTGAGTCACAGTCAGAGCTTAAAAATTTCAATATTTCTCCAGACATTTCAGAGGTACCTCCCTCTTTCTGGCCAACTAGGATTTTAACTTCCTTTTATCCCACAAGGCTGTTTTTTCACTCACCTGGATGAATCTGACTCTGGCTTTCTTCTTCTATTATCCATGGTGTTTCTTGTTCCAACCGGTAGAATGCATCTGCTTTGGTAACTTGATACCCTACTCAAGGGGAATTACAGAGGACCCATGGACCCAAATACAAGCCCTCTGTAAACTGGGAAAGTTACATTTAAGGGGCTGAACAAATTGCATCTTGGGCAAGTAAAGGACTTTTGCTTTGGAAGTGAGAGAAAAATACTGTTAGAGGCCACAAGGTACTGAAATCTATGATGTATGAAACTCAAGTCTAAAAGAGTAAGGCAGTTGTAAGCCtccacccctttcatcactgagaaagaaaaggcaaTCCGTTGCCTACATTACCCAGGGAACGCTCTCCTTACCCACTGATACTAAGTTGATATAATTTTCCAACATCACATCTTGATACAGGTTCTTCTGAACACGGTCCAGTAGCTGCCACTCCTCCCAGGTGAAAACCACAGCCACATCCTTGAATGACAGTGAGCCCTGTAATAGAACATTCCTATTCATCCTAAAGGGATCATCATTGGTTCATACTAGGAAGATAAATAGGAATTTCTTATTACTTTTCCCATGGTAAGCTATTTGACTGCTTTCTATGTAACTAGTTTTGCATTATACTTTGTAGGAAAACCAATGTTTTACTTAAAATATCCTATCTTTGTGCTTCCATCCAATCATTCACTGACTCACATGTTCATCCATTCACAAAAAAGGAGTAGAATAGAGAACATGCTTAAGTCCTTTAATCTAGAAACCACACAACCTGTGTGTATGCACCTATATGTCAGACAGTATATCAAGCATTCCTTTGTAAATAAGACTCACTTCTACCCTGAAGGAACACACTAGCTTGCAAAGAGAGAGATGTAAGTGCACAAGAGAACAATAGATTTATACATGTCAagtaagtatatataaatatataccatgtGGGCATCAATGGGGAGGAGAAAAATTGTAAAGGGTAAACTTCACAGAGGTGAATCTGGAACTAATTCTTATGAGATCAAGTCTATGTTTTACGGCGAATTGCAGAGGGAAGAGGTGGCATGGCATTCCAGAAAGAAGTAACACGAATGATAGCACAGTGAAACCATGAGCAttcaaaacactgaaaatatGTTTCCTCCTAAGTTGAAATTAAATGACTGAATTTAGAGCAGGTGGTGCACTCAAAACATTTTTcacttattattatttgttaGTTATATGCTGATAATGGAGAGACTTCCGAATAAGTGGttaagtgtatatatattaaatgaaAGTATATAAACTGTAACCTTAATTATGACAATATGTATATTTAGGTACTGTGTAATAAAGCAGAGCTGGGTTGCCCAAGCCCTGTACATTCCAAAGAAAGGCCTGTCCTTGATTTGCTCCTGGGAGATAACTTTGAACCCCTGAAATATCCAGCCTGATGAATGTTTTTATATTCCTGAGGTCTTGGGCTACACTATATcagtgttctttgttttttttgttttgatatatagtcgatttacagtgttgtgtcagtttcaggtgtacagcaaagtaattcagttaaaaatgtatatgtatgtgtgtacatatatacatatatatattcttttttagattcttttccattataggttattacaagattttgaatatagttctctgtggtgtacagtaggtccttgttggttatctattttctatatagtaatatgtatattttaatcccaaactcctaatttatccctgccccccctttttcccctttggtaaccctaaatttgttttctatgtcggtgagtttttctgttttgtaagtaagttcatttgtatcattttttaaaaattccaaacctGGAAGCTCCTGCCTCTGTGCATCTTTtgcctttgctgattttaatctgcCTCTTTTCACTTTAATAATCCATAACTGTGAGTATAACTGCTTTCTTGAGTCCAGTAAGTTCTTCTAGAGAATCATTGAGCTTGAGGGTGAGCCAGGGACCTCAACTCAAATTCATATGAATTCACATTTACATATGT encodes:
- the LOC137752475 gene encoding zinc finger protein 25-like; translated protein: MSKSQGSLSFKDVAVVFTWEEWQLLDRVQKNLYQDVMLENYINLVSVGYQVTKADAFYRLEQETPWIIEEESQSQIHPEEKPYRCEECQKSFSNKSQLIIHQRSHTGEKPYGCNECGKTFPLKFSLILHQKTHTGEKPYGCSECGKAFIQRSELIRHQRTHTGEKPYNCSDCGKGFSVKSLLNTHLRTHTGEKPYGCSECGKTFSIKFSLILHQRTHTGEKPYECSQCQKAFTQKSHLTIHQRSHTGEKPYECSECHKAFSRKSYLLIHQRIHSGEKPYECHECGKAFCHKFSLIIHKRIHTGEKPYGCSECGKTFPIKFSLVLHQKTHTGEKPHECSECQKSFAQRSHLIIHQRTHTGEKPYGCSECWKTFSHKFSLILHQKNHREKL